Within Acinetobacter lwoffii, the genomic segment GGATTTAAATCGAAATGATGTTTGAGAAAAAAATCACTCAGTTTGAAAGGGAAGTTTTGCTACAAGAAAAAATTGAGCAGCTCGAAAACGAGCTTAAAGAATTTTCTGATCTTCAAAAAAAAGCATATAGCGAACGGCTTCAAAAAAGTATCGTGGGTTTAGAAAATAGAATCTATCGAATCAAGAAAATGCTTTATACAACCTGAAAGGTTGTCAGGGGTTAAGGGGAGGATTCCCCTTACTCATGAACTTTCAATGTACCTTTAGGTGCTTTGAAAGTGGAGTGAGTCCACTTCGCTATCGCAAAGCTCAAAAAGCTCTGCTATCGTGTGTTTTTTGCGGTGTCGGATTTCGCCCATGTCATTTGCTATTTTGCGTATTCAGAAACTCAAATCATTTGCCGATGTTGGAGGCAGTCTTTCGCATAATTATCGCAATCGAGAAACGTTAAATGCCGATGATGCTCGTACACATTTGAATGAACATGCCTTGGATACCAACGAAAAATGTATGACCGCTATTCGTGATCGTATTCCTGAAAAAAGACGTAAAGATGCAGTTTTGTGTATTGAACATTTGATTACAGCGAGTCCGGAGTGGGATGGCTGGGGAACTGAAAAAGAAACCGCATTTTTTGAGCAGTCGAAAAAATGGCTTGAAAATAAATATGGTAAAAATAATGTCGTCAGCACCACCATTCACCGTGATGAAACAACCCCTCACCTTGTCGCCTACGTTGTTCCAGTGGACGAAGAAACGGGGCGATTGAATGCTAAAAAATATATCGGTGGATCTAGACATACACTTTCACAAATGCAGACTGATTTTGCAGTTGAAGTAAAAGATTTAGGACTAGATCGAGGGATCCAAGGGAGCAAGGCAAAACATACGTCTATTCAAGAATATTATGAAAAATTGAACAATTACGAGAATGAACCAGGCATTGAAAAAGGACTCACCTATGAAGTGCCTGAACCTGAGTTTTTTGAATCTAAAAATGCCTACGGTGAGAGAGTCGCAAACGCTATGATTGATCAGATATTTGATCAAATTGCGCCACGATTTGACCGAGCGAATGCACTGGCTAGTCAAACGGAAAAATTAAAAAAAGAACTGTCTGATACCAAAAAAACACTCGATGAGGTTCAGCAACGAGCAAAGCCATATTTAGACATAATCAACGAATATAATCATCCAAATCTTGAGAAAGAATTTAATAAGCAAGTT encodes:
- the mobV gene encoding MobV family relaxase; protein product: MSFAILRIQKLKSFADVGGSLSHNYRNRETLNADDARTHLNEHALDTNEKCMTAIRDRIPEKRRKDAVLCIEHLITASPEWDGWGTEKETAFFEQSKKWLENKYGKNNVVSTTIHRDETTPHLVAYVVPVDEETGRLNAKKYIGGSRHTLSQMQTDFAVEVKDLGLDRGIQGSKAKHTSIQEYYEKLNNYENEPGIEKGLTYEVPEPEFFESKNAYGERVANAMIDQIFDQIAPRFDRANALASQTEKLKKELSDTKKTLDEVQQRAKPYLDIINEYNHPNLEKEFNKQVAKLKDNFDSALEHHRFLKRQEEQERFNQQRELRNQLHLEHEQKKQLAEQEKQEKERLALLRRQELEKQRKNEPKKPDNANDNDYSPS